Proteins encoded within one genomic window of Anopheles gambiae chromosome 3, idAnoGambNW_F1_1, whole genome shotgun sequence:
- the LOC1278103 gene encoding aurora kinase B: MDDDVFATDGDVNAHSEVVLQTIKMMQHPAYENPYEWSTDDFEVGRALGRGKFGRVYLARERETGFMVAMKVMFKSQLTKWHVEKQLLREIEIQSRLKHPHILRLYTWFHDDRRIYLALELAAQGELYKHLKAAPKGRFDERRSARYISQVADALNYCHANNVIHRDLKPENILLTDEDNIKLADFGWSAHTNSNKRKTMCGTLDYLPPEMVDGKMYDDSVDQWCLGILCYEFLVGNPPFESQTTQTTYDKIRRLDIVYPRHMTAGAINLISKLLRIPSSSRITLRDVMNHPWVVQMKK; encoded by the exons ATGGATGATGATGTGTTCGCCACGGACGGTGATGTAAATGCCCATTCGGAGGTAGTGCTGCAAACGATCAAAATGATGCAGCATCCGGCTTACGAGAATCCGTACGAGTGGTCCACGGACGATTTCGAGGTGGGGCGTGCGCTGGGTCGAGGCAAGTTCGGGCGCGTCTATCTCGCCCGCGAACGGGAAACCGGCTTCATGGTCGCGATGAAGGTGATGTTCAAATCGCAGCTGACCAAATGGCACGTCGAGAAGCAGCTGCTGCGCGAGATCGAAATCCAGTCGCGCCTCAAACATCCGCACATTCTGCGGCTGTACACCTGGTTCCACGACGATCGACGCATCTATCTGGCCCTCGAGCTGGCTGCACAGGGCGAGCTGTACAAGCATCTGAAGGCGGCACCGAAGGGCCGGTTCGATGAGCGGCGGTCCGCCCGGTACATATCGCAGGTGGCCGATGCGCTCAACTACTGCCACGCGAACAACGTGATTCACCGTGACCTCAAGCCGGAAAACATTCTGCTCACGGACGAGGACAACATCAAGCTGGCCGATTTCGGCTGGTCCGCTCACACCAACTCGAACAAGCGCAAAACGATGTGCGGCACGCTGGATTATCTGCCACCGGAGATGGTGGACGGGAAGATGTACGACGATTCGGTCGACCAGTGGTGCTTGGGCATCCTGTGCTACGAGTTTCTGGTCGGCAATCCGCCGTTCGAGTCACAGACGACCCAAACCACGTACGACAAGATCCGGCGGCTGGACATCGTATATCCGCGGCACATGACCGCGGGTGCGATTAATCTCATCTCAAAG CTGCTGCGCATTCCGAGCAGCTCCCGGATCACGCTGCGAGACGTCATGAACCATCCGTGGGTGGTGCAGATGAAGAAGTAA